A DNA window from Fibrobacter sp. contains the following coding sequences:
- the folE gene encoding GTP cyclohydrolase I FolE, whose product MNLKMMEDGFRMILTGMGEDPNREGLLETPRRVAKMYAELMTGLSGEMKAEDILKTRFHEKYDEMIIVPDIEFASMCEHHFLPFTGKAHVAYIPGDCVVGLSKIPRVVEFYARFPQIQERMTRQIAELIQKELNPKGVAVVLEASHMCMTMRGVKKPGATMVTTQLLGRFKTDEKTRAEFMSRIYAPR is encoded by the coding sequence ATGAATTTAAAGATGATGGAAGACGGATTTCGGATGATTCTTACCGGCATGGGCGAAGATCCGAATCGTGAAGGATTGCTGGAAACGCCCCGTCGTGTGGCGAAGATGTACGCCGAACTTATGACGGGACTTTCGGGTGAAATGAAAGCCGAGGATATCCTCAAGACGCGCTTTCACGAAAAGTACGACGAGATGATTATCGTGCCGGACATCGAGTTTGCCAGCATGTGCGAACACCATTTTCTGCCGTTTACGGGCAAGGCCCATGTGGCCTACATTCCGGGCGACTGCGTAGTGGGCCTTTCCAAGATTCCCCGGGTGGTGGAGTTCTATGCTCGCTTCCCGCAAATTCAAGAGCGTATGACCCGCCAGATTGCGGAACTCATCCAGAAGGAACTGAACCCGAAGGGCGTGGCTGTTGTGCTAGAAGCATCTCACATGTGCATGACCATGCGCGGGGTGAAAAAGCCCGGCGCCACCATGGTCACGACCCAGCTTTTGGGCAGGTTCAAGACCGACGAGAAGACCCGTGCGGAATTTATGTCCCGCATATATGCCCCTCGGTAA
- the argA gene encoding amino-acid N-acetyltransferase — protein MSNTVSDFYSQHFEVSGFIREVFGYMDRFKGQLFVLKIEDGLMDHPLFPVLMRDIALLHKAGIRIIIVPGTRNSIDAQLKAWEIESKFEGGVRLTSEEALPLIEQASLGVAQRIMSHLTASGLSGIQGNWVLARSLGVIEGVDYMRTGRIERIQRDILEQLLNEKFVPIIPPIGWNKLGQAYNISSTELATELCKYMQVGKLFFIGSENGIRLEGLATGKNTKYLEPTDSGVISALDVDQAKELLELNADKLNFAQKDYLQNAINACEAGANRVHLLSGEFQGSVLQEVFSARGDGTMVYANQYSSIRPANMEDIPDILRIMQDYIAKGYLVPRTQESISEKLKDYVVYSIDNSIHGCGALHEFEDGMAEVAAIAVAANYRKSGIGDAIVRHLISVGRMKGYKKLFLLTTQALDWFYPFGFEDGSVEDLPKSKREHYNTKRKSRILVMPLDK, from the coding sequence ATGAGCAATACTGTGTCCGATTTTTATTCCCAGCATTTCGAAGTTTCCGGGTTTATCCGGGAAGTCTTCGGCTATATGGACCGGTTCAAGGGCCAGCTCTTTGTATTGAAGATTGAAGACGGCCTTATGGACCACCCGCTGTTCCCTGTGCTCATGCGGGATATCGCCTTGTTACACAAGGCGGGAATCCGAATCATTATCGTGCCGGGAACCAGGAACAGCATTGATGCCCAGCTGAAGGCTTGGGAAATCGAGTCCAAGTTCGAAGGTGGCGTGCGGCTTACCAGCGAAGAGGCCTTGCCCCTGATAGAGCAGGCGTCTCTGGGTGTTGCCCAGAGGATTATGAGCCACCTGACGGCTAGCGGCCTGAGCGGTATCCAGGGAAACTGGGTGCTGGCCCGGAGTCTTGGGGTCATTGAAGGTGTCGATTACATGCGGACCGGTCGGATTGAACGGATCCAGCGGGACATCCTGGAGCAGCTTCTGAACGAGAAGTTCGTGCCCATTATTCCGCCCATCGGCTGGAACAAGTTGGGCCAGGCCTACAACATCAGTTCTACGGAACTGGCTACGGAACTCTGCAAGTACATGCAGGTGGGCAAGCTGTTTTTTATCGGCAGCGAGAACGGTATCAGGCTTGAAGGCCTTGCTACTGGCAAGAACACCAAGTATCTGGAACCAACGGACAGTGGCGTGATTTCAGCCTTGGACGTGGACCAGGCCAAGGAACTTCTGGAACTGAATGCCGACAAGCTGAACTTTGCCCAGAAGGATTACCTGCAGAATGCCATCAACGCCTGCGAGGCTGGCGCGAACCGTGTTCACCTGCTGAGCGGCGAGTTCCAGGGCAGTGTGCTGCAAGAAGTATTTAGCGCCAGGGGCGACGGAACCATGGTGTACGCAAACCAGTATTCCAGCATCCGGCCTGCCAATATGGAAGACATTCCCGATATCTTGCGGATCATGCAGGACTATATCGCGAAGGGTTACCTGGTGCCCAGGACCCAGGAGAGCATTTCCGAAAAGCTCAAGGACTATGTGGTGTACAGCATCGACAACAGCATCCACGGCTGCGGCGCCCTCCACGAGTTCGAAGACGGCATGGCCGAAGTGGCCGCCATTGCCGTGGCCGCCAACTACCGCAAGTCCGGTATCGGAGATGCTATCGTGCGGCACTTGATTTCGGTTGGCCGGATGAAGGGCTACAAGAAGCTGTTCCTGCTCACCACCCAGGCTTTGGACTGGTTCTACCCCTTCGGATTCGAAGACGGCTCCGTAGAGGATTTGCCGAAGAGCAAGCGGGAACATTACAACACCAAGCGGAAATCTCGTATCTTGGTTATGCCGCTGGACAAGTGA
- a CDS encoding nitroreductase → MNTLEAIRTRRSTRKFKAQPVEIEKLQAIVEAGRFGPTGGNAQTNHFFVISDGAVIAKLKELVQAAFAKMELREDLYKSLKNSITLARKGNYSFCYTAPVLIVVANKKDYGNNMADVACAVENMMLAANELNLGSCYINQLKWLNEDPTILEYLRGLGLREDERVYASVAVGYADTESGLPNRNESPRVGNEVVFV, encoded by the coding sequence ATGAATACATTGGAAGCCATACGCACACGACGTAGCACCCGCAAGTTCAAGGCGCAACCTGTGGAAATAGAAAAGTTGCAGGCCATTGTCGAGGCGGGGCGTTTTGGACCTACCGGCGGTAATGCCCAGACGAATCACTTCTTCGTGATTTCGGATGGGGCTGTAATCGCTAAGCTCAAGGAGTTGGTTCAGGCCGCATTTGCGAAGATGGAACTTCGTGAAGACCTGTACAAGAGCCTCAAGAATTCTATCACCCTTGCCCGCAAGGGAAACTATTCTTTCTGCTACACCGCGCCGGTACTTATCGTGGTGGCGAACAAGAAGGATTACGGCAACAACATGGCCGACGTGGCCTGTGCCGTAGAAAACATGATGCTTGCGGCCAACGAGCTGAACCTGGGCAGTTGCTACATCAACCAGCTCAAGTGGCTGAACGAAGACCCGACGATTTTGGAATACCTGCGTGGCCTCGGCTTGCGTGAAGATGAGCGGGTGTATGCTTCTGTCGCCGTTGGTTACGCCGACACCGAAAGCGGCCTCCCGAATCGAAACGAGTCTCCTCGCGTCGGCAACGAAGTGGTGTTTGTGTAA